The DNA window TTCCAGAAAGAATCTGCCGAGACGTTAGCATCGGTAGAAAAAGATATTGAAACCAGATTGGCACAAGCTGAAAAATCGCTGACTGCCACTCGCGAAAAAGCCCTGGCTTCTGCTAAAGAAGCATCGCTTTCCATCGCTCAAACGGTTGTCAAAACAATCGCAGGTTTTGACGCTAATTCGCAATCACTGCGCGCACTTTTGCAGGAGGTTGAATAACATGGTATTTGACCAAGTATTTTGGGTTGGCTCGGCAACGATTGCCTTTCTTGCCCTCATTGCCAAACCCGTTGGAACTGTCGTTGTTAAATCGCTTGATACGCGCAGCAACGCTATTGAAAAAGAATTGAACGAAGCAAAACGCCTTCGTGATGAAGCTGAGGCCGTTCTTGCTTCTTACAAAGAACGTCAGCAAGCTGCCGTCATTGAGGCTGAAGAAATCGTCGCCCACGCCAAGCAACAGGCGGAGGCTTATTTAATACGTGCACGAAACGATTTGAAACAACATGTTGAGAAGCGTTTAAATGTGGCCGAGAAAAAAATCGCCCAGTTAGAAATTGGGCTCATCGCCGATGTAAAGAAACAAGCAGTCCATGAAGCCATTGCCATTGCGCATAAATTGTTATTGCAGCAGCAAGCCAATTTTGCCACGCAGTCTATCGACCAGGCAGAGGCCGACTTAAAACAACTCCTGCTGGATAATCCGCCCACTAACTAGGAACAACTATGAAAAAACAGGAGGCTAAGTTGCTACCGATTTCGGTAGCAACAAGCCTCCTGATTTTTAATAAACCTACGGTTACTTTTTCGTCTCCGTGGCTTGAAAATCAAGGGCTGTCGACATGGTATCTTACCACCCTTTCTCCTGAGTCGGAACAAAACACCTCTTATTCTTTCCTTGATACAGCTTCCCTTGACTTACCCGTTGGTACACGTGCTGATATAGCCCAGAATCCTGTATTAACCTTGGGTCCTATTATCCAACAAACACACCGGGTTGATCAACAACGCTACTTTGCTACGCTTCGTGGTGACATTGGCATCAGCGCCACGACCACCTTATCGCTGAGCCTAAGCGCTGAGGATGTAAAAGAACTTCATCATTTTGCTTACGATACGAACCTAGGTTCCATTGCTGTGGCATTGGAAAATGATTATGTCCAGCTTAAACCCAGCGTCTTTATTCAAAGCCAATTATCGAAAAATGCTATTTCTGTTGCCAGTTATCAATTGGGTTGGAGCATCCCTCCTCTGCGTATTCAATACGCAGACCATTCCTTTAGTTGGCTTCCTGAAGAAAGTAAATTGAATGCAGGCATTGCCTGGGGACAATCGTTTAAGGTAGGGAAGCGTTTTGGTTTCTACCAACTAGACACCCAACTCCATCAACCGCTGATCCCGGAGTTGGGTGGTATCTCCATTGAAGCAACATGGGGTGAACCTGTAAAAAAACACTGGATGTGGCAAGCACAAACCGCCATTAAATGGCACATGCCCCATTGGACTCATCATGATTTTTCTTCGCATGGCGTGACGGCAGCGGCATCACAACTTGCTTATTATGGCATTCCGTTTGCTCCTGATCATAGCGAGCATTTTAGTCCATACGATGAAATCTCACTTTCTCTTTCGGTGGTCAAATCCACAACGAAACACCCTAATCGCCACAAACTCTCAGGGGTGATGGTTGGGTTTGATCCACACACTGGCAACTTTAAAACGGGGGTTATGACAAGCATATGGTTTCAATTTTAGGCAAAGCAAAACTTGGAGAAATATTAGTGTGGATGGGGTACGTAAGACCATGTGATTTGGAAACGGCCCTGCTGATTCAGAACCAATGCCCTAACCTTATCGGCGAAACATTAATCTGTCAGGGATACATCACCCGCTCCCAGTTAGAGGAAGCCCTCGACACCCAGGCACAGGCTCACTATGTCGATCTGATTGAACATCAAAGCACGGTTATTATCGAATCAGATAATAATCGCTGGGACTATATGCGCCATGGCTGTATTCCCTGGCGAAAAGACCCTCACGAATTAACGATTGCAACCTCCCGCTATACCCCCGCAATCAAACATTGGGCAGAAAAATGCTTCTCTGTTCGCCGGCGCATCCGATTTGTGCTAGCACGTCCGCAACACATCTTTGAAAATTTAAGGATGAGTTACGCCAAAGCCGATATTCAGCATGCTGTTTCGCATCTAACCACCCATCACCAAGAATTTTCGTTTTATGCATGGTACCATCAACCAGGCGGATGGATTGGTCATCACAGCATGCTGCTGATGTGTGTGTTCACAAGCTTGATTATTTTCTTTTTGCTGTTTCCGTGTGGAATTTTCTTTTTTTTCCTCGCTGTGATGAATGTGTTTTATCTGGTGATGCTGGGTTCCAAACTTTATTTAATGCTTAAACGTAATCAGACCATGAAGGCCATGCCCATAGCTCCATCGCTTTTAACGTCAAACAAGCCATCGTCTGCTTCACCATCACACCCTCCCCTGTCAGTATCGCTTATCATCCCATTACGCGATGAAGCCGCCATTATCCCTCAATTGCTACGCAATCTGCAAACCATTGACTTCCCCTTAAGCCATCTGCAGATTTTAATCCCGGTTGAGGCTGATGATGCTTCTACCATCGAGGCCCTCCACAACCATTTACTCCCACCTCATATTATCCCCCTCTACGTACCGCCTTCAATCCCACGAACAAAAGGCAAAGCCTGCAACTTTGCTCTGCACTATGTCATTCATGATCTGGTGGGAATCTTTGATGCGGATGATCTCATTGATCCACAACATCTAAACAGGGTAGTCATGCAATTTGCCCAAGAACCGACGATTACCGCCGCCATTCAATGCCGGCTTAATTATTATAATGCCCAACAAAACTGGCTGACCCGCATGTTTTCACTCGAATACACACTGTGGTTTGATTATTTGCTTCCCGGTCTTTGGCACGCTAAAGCACCGATCCCCTTAGGTGGCAGCAGTAATTTTTTCCGTACCATGGTCCTGCGTGAAATAGGAGCCTGGGATCCTTATAATGTAACAGAAGATGCTGATATCGGTGTACGCCTGGCCAGACTGGGTTACCGCACGGCCTTAAGCAAAACACTCACCTTAGAAGAAGCCCCCCTTCATCTGCGTACCTGGCTCAAACAACGCAGCCGCTGGATTAAAGGACATCTGCAAACCTATCTGGTTCATATGCAATCCCCCGACATCCTGTTTCATCATCTGGGATTCAAAGGATTTCTCTGGCTCAATCTCTTTATCGGCCTCCCCTGTATTGGCCATATGATGGTACCCATATTATGGCTGGCGGGGATAGGCTATCCCATGTTATCACACCTGTTTCATTTCCCCGACCTGCCTCTTGTTCTTCATAGACTGACTGTGGCCGTCTTGGGTATTGGTTTAATCCTTCAGGCCTTCATGGCCTGGTGTGCCCACCCACCACGTCATATAAAAGATTATCTTGCGATCATCACCTTCCCCTTTTACTGGCTACTGCATGCAATCGCCGCCTTCATTGCCTTCATTGAATTAATCCATCGACCATTTCACTGGAACAAAACCCCACATGCTGGGTGCCGAACCTT is part of the Alphaproteobacteria bacterium genome and encodes:
- a CDS encoding ATP F0F1 synthase subunit B (Produces ATP from ADP in the presence of a proton gradient across the membrane. Subunit B is part of the membrane proton channel.); this encodes MVFDQVFWVGSATIAFLALIAKPVGTVVVKSLDTRSNAIEKELNEAKRLRDEAEAVLASYKERQQAAVIEAEEIVAHAKQQAEAYLIRARNDLKQHVEKRLNVAEKKIAQLEIGLIADVKKQAVHEAIAIAHKLLLQQQANFATQSIDQAEADLKQLLLDNPPTN
- a CDS encoding glycosyltransferase, yielding MVSILGKAKLGEILVWMGYVRPCDLETALLIQNQCPNLIGETLICQGYITRSQLEEALDTQAQAHYVDLIEHQSTVIIESDNNRWDYMRHGCIPWRKDPHELTIATSRYTPAIKHWAEKCFSVRRRIRFVLARPQHIFENLRMSYAKADIQHAVSHLTTHHQEFSFYAWYHQPGGWIGHHSMLLMCVFTSLIIFFLLFPCGIFFFFLAVMNVFYLVMLGSKLYLMLKRNQTMKAMPIAPSLLTSNKPSSASPSHPPLSVSLIIPLRDEAAIIPQLLRNLQTIDFPLSHLQILIPVEADDASTIEALHNHLLPPHIIPLYVPPSIPRTKGKACNFALHYVIHDLVGIFDADDLIDPQHLNRVVMQFAQEPTITAAIQCRLNYYNAQQNWLTRMFSLEYTLWFDYLLPGLWHAKAPIPLGGSSNFFRTMVLREIGAWDPYNVTEDADIGVRLARLGYRTALSKTLTLEEAPLHLRTWLKQRSRWIKGHLQTYLVHMQSPDILFHHLGFKGFLWLNLFIGLPCIGHMMVPILWLAGIGYPMLSHLFHFPDLPLVLHRLTVAVLGIGLILQAFMAWCAHPPRHIKDYLAIITFPFYWLLHAIAAFIAFIELIHRPFHWNKTPHAGCRTFIESKRKT